A region from the Gossypium hirsutum isolate 1008001.06 chromosome A08, Gossypium_hirsutum_v2.1, whole genome shotgun sequence genome encodes:
- the LOC121204796 gene encoding NDR1/HIN1-like protein 6, whose protein sequence is MSDKVPSSSPIVAAAAKGGTDEPPPSTTAPANGGAKKTHLYKPTSRPTYRPQPRHRNRRRRNYCCCFCCWTILIILILILLAAITGTVLYVLYRPHRPSFSLASFRIHRLNLTTSADSASSHLSTLFNLTISSKNPSAYVSFSYDPFILLCISSDGDVFLGNGTLPAFFSGNKSDTTFRGVAVATSSHVDAETMNGLRPELRKKKGFLLKVEMDTRVMVKMGSLKSKKVGIRVTCDGIKGIVPKGKSPAVANVFGAKCEVDLRIKIWRWTF, encoded by the coding sequence ATGTCGGATAAAGTACCGTCGTCCAGCCCCATCGTCGCAGCTGCTGCCAAAGGCGGCACCGATGAACCACCACCCTCCACAACAGCCCCAGCAAACGGCGGCGCCAAAAAAACCCACCTTTACAAACCCACGTCACGCCCAACTTACCGTCCACAACCCCGTCACCGTAACCGTCGGCGGCGGAACTACTGTTGCTGCTTCTGTTGCTGGACCATCCTCATAATACTCATACTCATTCTTTTAGCCGCCATAACCGGCACCGTCCTTTACGTACTTTACCGCCCTCACCGCCCTTCTTTCAGCCTCGCTTCATTCCGCATCCACCGCCTGAACCTAACAACCAGCGCGGACTCCGCCTCTTCCCACCTCTCGACCCTTTTCAACTTAACCATTTCTTCCAAAAACCCGAGCGCTTACGTCTCTTTCTCTTACGACCCGTTCATCCTCTTGTGCATATCGAGCGACGGCGACGTGTTTTTAGGCAATGGAACGTTGCCGGCTTTCTTCAGTGGCAACAAAAGCGATACTACTTTCAGGGGAGTCGCGGTGGCGACGTCGAGCCACGTGGACGCCGAGACGATGAATGGGTTGAGACCGGAGCTGaggaagaaaaaggggttctTGTTGAAAGTTGAAATGGATACCCGAGTGATGGTGAAAATGGGTAGCTTAAAGAGCAAGAAAGTGGGGATTAGGGTTACTTGCGATGGAATTAAAGGGATTGTACCGAAAGGAAAGTCGCCGGCGGTGGCTAACGTTTTTGGAGCTAAGTGTGAGGTTGATCTAAGGATCAAAATATGGAGATGGACCTTTTAG
- the LOC121204797 gene encoding protein REVERSION-TO-ETHYLENE SENSITIVITY1: MVIVHYQELHRSDPYVPIMDRKQGFDIELMSSTSKVEHELWPLDGIDSKNSKFPCCLVWTPLPVVSWLAPFIGHVGICREDGAVLDFSVSNFVNVDGFAFGAAARYVQLDREKCCFPPNMSGHTCKQGYQHSEYGTAITWDDALRSSARNFEHKSYNLFTCNSHSFVANCLNRLSYDGSMDWNMITVVALVIIKGHWVNNMSIIRSFLPSTVVLCLGLVSVGWPLLVGLFSFSILLMGWFLLGTYCFKTLLER; the protein is encoded by the exons ATGGTGATAGTTCACTACCAAGAACTACATAGATCCGACCCCTATGTTCCAATAATGGATCGCAAACAAGGTTTCGATATTGAACTTATGAGTTCTACTTCTAAAGTTGAGCATGAATTGTGGCCGTTGGATGGAATTGATTCGAAGAATTCAAAGTTTCCTTGTTGTCTAGTTTGGACACCACTCCCTGTTGTTTCATGGTTAGCACCTTTCATAGGACACGTTGGGATTTGCCGAGAGGATGGAGCGGTTCTTGACTTTTCGGTATCGAATTTTGTCAATGTTGATGGTTTTGCTTTTGGTGCTGCAGCTCGATATGTTCAACTCGATAGAGAAAAG TGTTGCTTTCCTCCCAACATGTCCGGGCATACGTGCAAGCAAGGCTACCAACATTCCGAGTACGGGACTGCAATCACATGGGACGATGCGTTACGGTCGAGCGCACGTAACTTTGAGCACAAGAGCTACAACCTCTTCACGTGCAACTCTCACTCGTTCGTAGCCAATTGTCTCAACCGACTTAGCTACGACGGATCGATGGATTGGAACATGATAACCGTGGTGGCTTTAGTAATTATCAAGGGGCATTGGGTCAATAACATGTCGATAATAAGATCATTCCTCCCTTCCACGGTGGTGCTTTGCCTCGGGTTAGTATCAGTCGGCTGGCCCCTTTTGGTTGGATTGTTCTCATTCTCTATACTTCTAATGGGGTGGTTTCTATTGGGAACTTATTGTTTCAAAACGTTATTGGAAAGATAG